The Methanobacterium sp. region ATAAATTAATAAATTCAGAGATATTTAAGAAATTCAAGTATAGCATTAACTGTTTCATCCTGCTGTTGCTCTCTTGTTATGGTACTGTTATTATCCCCTGTTTGAACTCCATAATTACCAAAGTTGTAGTGATTACCGCCATTTATGGTGATAAAGGTAGTATCAGCAGGGAATTTATTTTTATTTTCTTCAATGTCCTGACTTGTTGTAAGTGCGTCAAGGGAACCTCTAATTGATAATGCTTTAAAAGTAGTATTTGAAGCATCTGATGAAGGATAAGAGGCTAAATATATGACTCCTTTTATTTTATCCTGATTATTTATCGCATAATCTGATGCAAAAACTCCTCCAAGTGAATGACCCCCAATCACCCAATTTTTAATCTCAGGATGATCGGCTATAACTTCGTCAGCTTTATTACTATCAAATAATGCTAAATTAAAGGGCATTTTAACGATTATTGTAGTATAACCATTTTCTGCAAGTTTAGAAGCAATTATGGAGTAAGCTTCTGCTTCAACTTTACCTCCAGGATATATTATTACTCCTGTGGCGCTTCCATTCTTTGTAGGAGTGAATGTAATGTAATCATCTGTGTTGACTACATTATAAGAATCAGTTGATTTGAGTGCTGCTAAAGCCTGATTATCAGCACGATAATAGTCAGAAACATAATATACAAACCCTGCTATTGCTATTATAACTATAACTAAAATTATCAGTAAAATTAATTTCTTCTTTGAGTTTATATATTTCATAAGTATACCTAATATATTATTTATTTTATTTTATTAAAAAAATTTACCAAGAATTATATTTTATATTTTATATTTAACAGATATAAATTCAGGAGAGCAATATGACCGTTGAAAGAAAGATCAGCTCAATATTCAAACTTGATGAAGAAAACTGGATGAAACATGCCAATCCCTGGAGCGTGTGGACCAGAAATACTGCTTTACCTGCTTTGGTGATTGCTTTTTGGAGCAGAGTATGGCTTGGCTGGTGGGCGTTAATTCTTATTATTTTAGCAATATTTTGGACATATATAAATCCAAGAATATTCGATAAACCAAAATCAACAGATAATTGGGCTTCAAAATCTGTTTTAGGTGAAAGGGTCTGGTCTAACCGTGATAAAATCAAGATCCCTCATCATCACGCTAAAGCCCCTAATATTTTAAACCTCGTTGCAGGAATAGGGGCGCTGTTTGTTATCTGGAGTGTTTATTCACTTGAAATCTGGCCCTTGCTGGTAGGATTTGCCCTTGTTTACTGTGGAAAGCTTTGGTTCCTGGATAGAATGGTCTGGATTTATGAAGATATGAAAAATGTGCCAGAATATAGAAAATGGCTGTACTAATGACTAAAAAAACCAAATTAGCCCATAAAAATGGTTTAATCTGGATTTAAAAAATTAAGCATCAAAATAATCGTTAGGGGAGGAATGCATGACTGATGAATTTATGAAAGCAGCCGTTGAAGAAGCAAAAAAGGGATTTATAGAAGGGGGTATTCCAATCGGGTCTGTAATTGTTCACAACGGCAAGATTATAGGCCGTGGGCATAACAGGCGAGTTCAGAACAAGAGTGCAATTCTTCATGGTGAAATTGATGCTCTGGAAAATGCAGGACGAATATCAGGAGCTGTTTACCGTGAATGTGTTCTTTATACAACTTTATCTCCTTGTTCAATGTGTGCAGGAGCTATTTTGCTTTATGGGATACCAAAAGTAGTAATAGGGGAAAATATGAATTTTATGGGTGAAGAAGAACTGCTTAGATCAAGAGGAGTTGTTTTAGATGTTCTTCAGGACCCTTCATGTATTAAGATGATGTCGGATTTCATCCAAATGCATCCAGAACTATGGTATGAAGATATTGGGTTATGAAGAGCTTGAAAACTTTCATGAGATTTTAGTAGAGATGGTTCAGGCGATAGAATGACTGATTGGCTTTCAAAATTCATATATAAACAATTAAACCACTTCTTGAATTAGAGGATGAAGCAGTTATTTATTTTACTGAAATGGATTTATTAGAAGAGAAAGTAGATGCAATCGACCTATCTGGAATTTAAAAGATGTACAGAATATACTTAAAAAACAACAGCCTGATGGCTCATGGAAACCAAAAAAGAAAGATTCTGGAGTAAAATACAGTTTAATTGAAACATGGCGACATTTCAGGCATTTAATTCAGCAATATGAAATGAATAAAAATCACCCAGCAATCAGGAAAGCCTCCGAATATTTATTTTCCTGTCAAACTGAGGAAGGAAACATAATGGGAATTTTAGCAAACCAGTATACCCCTTATTACACCGGAGCAATAATGTATCTTTTAATAAAAGCAGGCTATGAGAATGATCCACGCATAGAAAAAGGATTTAAATGGCTCTTAAGTATGAGACAAGATGATGGCGGTTGGGTTATTGGAATTTCTGGTATGATTGGAGTTAAACTTTCAAGAGATGAAATGATCTGACTTCAAATGCTAATAGAAAAACTATGAGAGCTTTCGATAAATCAAAACCATTTTCTGCAACAAGCACAGGAATGGTTTTAAGGGCATTTTCAGTTCATGACAAATATAAAAATTCAGGTTATGCATTAAAAGCTGCTGAACTTTTAAAATCCAAATTCTTTAAGGAAGATAACTGGGCATCATACAGACACCCTGATAACTGGATTAGATTTCAATTTCCATTGGTGGACCAATATTTCTGCTCTGGATTCGATTTCTTTAATTAGGCTTCCTAAAGAAGATCATGATATAAATAGCGCCTTAAAATGACTTATAGATCATCAGGTAAATGATGGATTATTGAAACTGTCTTATTCTGGAATTCACAAATCGAAAGATAATAAAAAAATATTTAAACCCAGATTATGGCTTACATTAACAGTTTTTCAGAATATTTAAGAGATTTATAGGAGTTAAATAAAATATTTAATTATAAATAAATTGGGATAAAATGGTAAGAAAAGCAACTAAAGAGGATATATGTGCAATCATAGATCTATGGCAGGAAATGATGGATTTTCACATTCAAAGAAGCGATTTATATGAAATGAAACCTGACGCACGGAATATTTACTCTAATTACATTAAAGATATACTTAGAAGCCCAGATTATATTGTATTGGTCTATGAATTAGAAAATAAAGTCTTAGGATATTTAATAGCTACTGAATCAGATGATCCTCCTGTTTATAAAGATACTATAGGAATTATATCAGAGTTATGTGTAACAGAAAAACATCGAAATAAGGGAATTGGGGAAAAATTACTGGCCGAAGTTGAAAAAATATTTATTAATAAAGGTATTAAACGCATGGAATGCATGGTTTCAGATTTTAATGAAATATCTAAAAATTTCTGGCGGAAGCATGGATATAGGCCATATAATTTAATGTGTGTTAAATTATTACGTTAAATATTGCCTATTATCCCAAAAATATTGGAGATAGTTTTAATTTTCAACTATCTTTCCATCCAGTACTTTTATTGTCCTTTCAGCCAGTGATGCAACATTCATATCGTGAGTGACCATAATCAATGTCACATTTTCTTTTTCATGCAGATTTT contains the following coding sequences:
- a CDS encoding alpha/beta hydrolase gives rise to the protein MKYINSKKKLILLIILVIVIIAIAGFVYYVSDYYRADNQALAALKSTDSYNVVNTDDYITFTPTKNGSATGVIIYPGGKVEAEAYSIIASKLAENGYTTIIVKMPFNLALFDSNKADEVIADHPEIKNWVIGGHSLGGVFASDYAINNQDKIKGVIYLASYPSSDASNTTFKALSIRGSLDALTTSQDIEENKNKFPADTTFITINGGNHYNFGNYGVQTGDNNSTITREQQQDETVNAILEFLKYL
- a CDS encoding prenyltransferase/squalene oxidase repeat-containing protein; its protein translation is MQQYEMNKNHPAIRKASEYLFSCQTEEGNIMGILANQYTPYYTGAIMYLLIKAGYENDPRIEKGFKWLLSMRQDDGGWVIGISGMIGVKLSRDEMI
- a CDS encoding GNAT family N-acetyltransferase gives rise to the protein MVRKATKEDICAIIDLWQEMMDFHIQRSDLYEMKPDARNIYSNYIKDILRSPDYIVLVYELENKVLGYLIATESDDPPVYKDTIGIISELCVTEKHRNKGIGEKLLAEVEKIFINKGIKRMECMVSDFNEISKNFWRKHGYRPYNLMCVKLLR
- a CDS encoding nucleoside deaminase; translation: MTDEFMKAAVEEAKKGFIEGGIPIGSVIVHNGKIIGRGHNRRVQNKSAILHGEIDALENAGRISGAVYRECVLYTTLSPCSMCAGAILLYGIPKVVIGENMNFMGEEELLRSRGVVLDVLQDPSCIKMMSDFIQMHPELWYEDIGL